A region from the Altererythrobacter sp. H2 genome encodes:
- the rapZ gene encoding RNase adapter RapZ, producing MPSDSPAPAPIQRQHILLVTGLSGAGKTTALRVLEDLGWEAIDNFPIRLLVRLIGPPSAAAQTSTPPSLAQDSQRTPLAIGFDSRTRGFDPVDVIERVKGLSQREDLVITTLFLDCNSAELERRYNETRRRHPMAAERPVRTGIQAERELLEPLRRWADAVLDTSAFTSNDLQQAVRAQFARTAPQDMAVIVSSFGFARGTPPLADLVFDMRFLDNPHWVPELREQTGLDPAVGEHIRQDPAYDTVFGQIRTLLATLLPRYRAQGKAYVNIAFGCTGGRHRSVFTAERMAQALREDGFSPTVLHRNLGSRAADEIEGPKG from the coding sequence ATGCCCAGTGATTCGCCCGCCCCTGCCCCGATTCAGCGCCAGCACATCCTGCTCGTCACCGGCTTGTCAGGCGCCGGCAAGACGACTGCCTTGCGCGTGCTGGAGGATCTGGGCTGGGAGGCGATCGACAATTTTCCTATCCGCCTGCTGGTGCGCCTGATCGGGCCGCCCTCAGCGGCAGCCCAGACTTCCACCCCGCCCTCTCTGGCACAGGACAGTCAGCGCACCCCGCTCGCCATCGGTTTCGACAGCCGCACGCGCGGGTTCGATCCGGTTGACGTGATCGAGCGGGTCAAGGGGTTGAGCCAGCGCGAAGACCTGGTCATCACCACCCTGTTCCTGGACTGCAACAGCGCCGAGCTCGAACGGCGCTACAACGAGACGCGGCGGCGCCACCCGATGGCGGCCGAGCGCCCGGTGCGGACCGGCATTCAGGCAGAGCGGGAGCTGCTCGAACCCCTGCGGCGCTGGGCTGACGCAGTACTCGACACCTCTGCTTTCACCAGCAACGACCTGCAACAGGCCGTCCGCGCCCAGTTCGCCCGGACTGCTCCGCAGGACATGGCAGTGATCGTCTCCAGCTTCGGTTTCGCGCGCGGGACCCCGCCGTTGGCAGACCTGGTGTTCGACATGCGCTTTCTCGACAACCCGCACTGGGTGCCGGAACTGCGCGAACAGACCGGGCTCGATCCGGCAGTGGGCGAACACATCCGGCAGGATCCGGCATATGACACGGTATTCGGCCAGATCCGCACGCTTCTGGCCACCCTGTTGCCGCGCTACCGCGCGCAGGGAAAGGCCTATGTCAACATCGCCTTCGGCTGTACTGGCGGGCGCCACCGGTCGGTCTTCACCGCCGAGCGCATGGCTCAGGCCTTGCGCGAAGACGGATTTTCCCCCACCGTGTTGCACCGCAATCTGGGGTCGCGTGCCGCTGACGAGATCGAAGGCCCGAAGGGCTGA
- a CDS encoding HPr family phosphocarrier protein, protein MAEHRRELTIVNSRGLHARASAKFVNAASQLPDGVCVTVTKGANSAAGGSILGLMMLGAARGDTIELVVTGDADGAVIERLSALVADGFGEE, encoded by the coding sequence GTGGCGGAACATCGGCGGGAACTGACCATCGTCAACAGCCGCGGCCTGCACGCGCGCGCCAGCGCCAAGTTCGTCAACGCCGCCAGCCAGTTGCCGGACGGGGTCTGCGTCACTGTCACCAAGGGCGCGAACAGTGCTGCAGGGGGTTCGATCCTCGGCCTGATGATGCTCGGCGCGGCCAGGGGCGATACGATCGAGCTGGTCGTGACCGGCGATGCCGACGGCGCTGTGATCGAGCGGCTGAGCGCGCTGGTGGCCGACGGCTTCGGCGAAGAATAG
- a CDS encoding HPr kinase/phosphorylase: MTGPVLHQATCVAVGARALMLEGPPGSGKTTLALKLIDRGAILIGDDGVALSLQGEQVLASPPAPIKGLIEVRNVGLVAMPTTAAPLALVLRLARDAPRFVEQSEQGLVLGRKVPRLWFDPSIPAAAIRAELALERYGL; encoded by the coding sequence ATGACCGGGCCTGTCCTGCATCAGGCGACCTGCGTCGCCGTCGGTGCACGCGCGCTGATGCTGGAAGGGCCGCCCGGCAGCGGCAAGACCACGCTCGCCCTCAAGCTGATCGACCGGGGGGCAATCCTGATCGGTGATGACGGGGTGGCCCTGTCGCTGCAGGGCGAGCAAGTCCTCGCCTCCCCTCCAGCCCCGATCAAGGGCCTGATCGAAGTGCGCAACGTCGGACTGGTGGCGATGCCGACCACGGCAGCACCACTTGCCCTGGTGCTGCGGCTGGCGCGCGACGCGCCGCGCTTTGTCGAGCAGTCAGAGCAGGGGCTGGTGCTGGGCCGCAAGGTGCCCCGCCTGTGGTTCGATCCCTCGATCCCCGCCGCGGCCATTCGGGCCGAACTGGCGCTGGAACGGTACGGCCTGTGA
- a CDS encoding TrmH family RNA methyltransferase, which translates to MPDPGRRLITGFSNPTVKALRALREKKHRKAAGTFLAEGLRLLTDALECGHVPQVLVLASGRDPHPLIDRLEHAVFAAGGEVIETSADILGKITGKDNPQAVAGVYDEFDTSLAALDRAAAPIWLVAQALRDPGNLGTMLRTGDAVGAGGLILIDDCADPFSVEAVRASMGAVFTQHIAQARWEEFLPWLRGGEGQLVAASLRDAVPYRGAPYAAPCFILVGNESRGLPEQYEAACDLRVTMPMRGRADSLNAAVAGAVLAYEVLDSLEG; encoded by the coding sequence ATGCCCGATCCCGGCCGGAGGCTGATCACCGGCTTCTCCAATCCGACCGTCAAGGCGCTGCGGGCCCTGCGCGAGAAGAAGCACCGCAAGGCGGCGGGCACGTTCCTCGCCGAAGGTCTGCGCCTGCTGACCGACGCCCTGGAATGCGGGCACGTTCCGCAAGTGCTGGTCCTCGCATCCGGCCGCGATCCCCACCCCCTGATCGACCGGCTGGAACACGCTGTGTTTGCTGCCGGCGGCGAAGTGATCGAAACCAGCGCGGACATCCTCGGCAAGATCACCGGCAAGGACAACCCGCAGGCCGTGGCGGGTGTCTATGATGAATTCGACACCTCGCTCGCTGCGCTTGACCGCGCTGCCGCGCCGATCTGGCTCGTGGCGCAGGCGCTGCGCGATCCGGGCAACCTGGGCACCATGCTGCGGACCGGGGACGCAGTCGGGGCCGGCGGGCTGATCCTGATCGACGACTGCGCCGATCCGTTCAGCGTCGAAGCCGTGCGGGCGAGCATGGGCGCCGTGTTCACGCAGCATATCGCGCAGGCACGATGGGAGGAGTTCCTTCCCTGGCTGCGCGGCGGAGAGGGGCAGCTCGTGGCCGCGTCCTTGCGCGATGCCGTCCCCTATCGCGGTGCGCCTTATGCTGCGCCGTGCTTCATCCTGGTCGGCAACGAATCGCGCGGCCTGCCCGAACAGTACGAGGCGGCCTGCGACCTGCGGGTGACCATGCCGATGCGCGGCCGGGCGGACAGCCTCAACGCCGCCGTGGCCGGTGCCGTGCTGGCCTACGAGGTGCTGGACTCGCTCGAAGGCTGA
- a CDS encoding META domain-containing protein: MIRLATLAALPLLAACASTGYAETPQLAGTEWRFVAIDGQAPASDRARMAFTAERISATAGCNGMGGTWTIEGDRLMGGPYASTMMFCDGLMEQERAIGALLAEKPVLTVAGDRLTLSSDSHKAELVRAD; encoded by the coding sequence ATGATCCGACTCGCTACCCTCGCCGCCCTGCCCCTGCTCGCCGCCTGTGCCAGCACCGGCTATGCCGAAACGCCGCAACTGGCCGGGACCGAATGGCGCTTTGTTGCCATTGACGGGCAAGCCCCGGCATCGGACCGGGCGCGCATGGCGTTCACCGCCGAGCGAATCAGCGCCACCGCAGGCTGCAACGGCATGGGCGGCACCTGGACAATCGAAGGCGATCGGCTAATGGGCGGCCCCTACGCCTCGACCATGATGTTCTGCGACGGGCTGATGGAGCAGGAGCGCGCCATTGGCGCCCTGCTGGCGGAAAAGCCGGTGTTAACCGTTGCGGGTGACCGACTGACGCTGAGCTCAGACAGCCACAAGGCCGAACTGGTGCGGGCTGACTGA
- a CDS encoding PTS sugar transporter subunit IIA — protein sequence MIGLILVTHGRLAEEFVHAMEHVVGRQEAIATVCIGPDDDAEKRRAEIAGAIRKVDSGKGVVILTDLFGGTPSNLAISLLDSGRVEVIAGVNLPMLIRLAGVRKDHDVVTAVAAAREAGQSYITVASELLGQRAKAS from the coding sequence ATGATCGGACTCATTCTGGTAACCCACGGCCGGCTGGCCGAGGAATTCGTTCACGCGATGGAGCACGTGGTCGGCCGGCAGGAGGCGATTGCCACCGTCTGCATCGGACCGGACGACGACGCCGAGAAGCGCCGGGCGGAAATTGCCGGGGCGATCCGCAAGGTCGACAGTGGCAAGGGCGTGGTCATCCTGACCGATCTGTTTGGCGGCACCCCGTCCAACCTCGCCATTTCGCTGCTCGATTCGGGCCGGGTGGAAGTCATCGCCGGGGTCAACCTGCCGATGCTGATCCGGCTGGCCGGCGTGCGCAAGGATCATGACGTGGTCACCGCCGTCGCCGCCGCGCGCGAAGCCGGGCAAAGCTACATCACCGTCGCTTCCGAGCTGCTCGGCCAGCGCGCCAAGGCATCGTAG